AGGGCTTCCGCCACCTCATCGCCCACCCGCAGCTGGCTCTCGGCCACCCGGTCCTCCTCAACTCACGCGTTCGAACTTGCTGTCCGGTTGGCATCATCCGTGAGGCATCATGGTGTACGTGAGCTTGACGCAGACGCTGCCGGACACCGGAACGCGGCCTGAGGGCACCGACAACACGGGCGACGACGACCCGAAGATGTTCCACTACGTGCGGAAATCCAAGATCGCCGAGAGCGCGGTCATGGGCACGCACGTGGTGGCGCTGTGCGGTGAGGTGTTCCCTGTCACGCGCTCCCCGAAGCCCGGCTCCCCCGTGTGCCCGGAGTGCAAGAAGGTCTACGAGTCGTTGCGCCCCGGCGGCGACGACGACTGACCCCCGGCACCTTCCCGCGGCGGACCGGAGCGGCCCGCCGCGGCGGTGATCACTGCGCGGGCAGGCGGCGGGCCTCGCCGACGGCGCAGGTGATCGCGCCCTTGATCGGGGTGCCGCCCGGGATCTTCTCGGTGACCGTCTTGCCGGGCTCGATGCGGTTGTCCACGAAGCGCGCGTCGCTGGTGGGCTTGCCGTCCGGACCGCTGATGTCGATGCCCACGACGTACTTGGCCGCTTCGGCGGAGCTGTTGGTGACCTCGATGGTCACGTCCTGCGTCCACGCGTTCGGCGTGCACGAGATGATCTTCACATCGCCCTTGGCGTCGACGCCGGGCTTGGCCTTCGACGAGGCCGGCGCGGACGTCGGCGCGGCGGTCGTGGCCTCCGGAGCGGCCCCGCCCGCGGGCTGGGGCTCGTCCCCGCAGCCGCTGAGCACCAGGGCGGCGACGGGCAGGATGAGCAGGAGTCGGTTGAACACGGCGCACATCCTGGCAGCACCCGTTCAGCCGAGCAGTTCGCCCTCCACCAGGCCCATCGGGACCATGTCGTGCCACCTGCCGTCGCGGCGGCGAGCGCCGATGCCCGGCCCGCGGGGCCGCCGCTCGACACTGCGAGCAGGTCTTCGGTGACGAAGCCGAAGCGGCAGGCCGTGCGGGGAAACCGGATCGCG
The window above is part of the Allokutzneria albata genome. Proteins encoded here:
- a CDS encoding DUF3039 domain-containing protein, which codes for MVYVSLTQTLPDTGTRPEGTDNTGDDDPKMFHYVRKSKIAESAVMGTHVVALCGEVFPVTRSPKPGSPVCPECKKVYESLRPGGDDD